Within Streptomyces sp. SS1-1, the genomic segment AGCTTCACCCGGACTTCCCGAACATGTGGGACGCCTGGGACGTCGACGCGTTCTACCGGCACACCGTCACCGACCTCACCGACGTGGACGAGATCACCGCGGCCGACGGCGAGGTCCGGATCGTGCGGACCTTCGGCGACTCCCGCGTCACCCAGCGGCTGTCGCTGGCACCGGGGGAGCGGCGGGTGCTGTTCGACACCGAGGTCGACTGGCACGAGACGGAGAAGTTCCTGAAGCTGGCGTTCCCGCTCGATGTGCACGCCGAACGCTACGCGTCCGAGACGCAGTTCGGGCACTTCCACCGGCCCACCCACACCAACACCAGCTGGGAGGCGGCCAAGTTCGAGGCCTGCAACCACCGGTTCGTGCACGTGGAGGAGCCCGGCTGGGGCGCCGCCGTCGTCAACGACTCGACGTACGGCCACGACGTGACCCGGACGGTCCGCACCGACGGCGACCGGGGCACGACCACCACGGTCCGTGTCTCGCTGCTGCGCGCCCCGCGCTTCCCCGACCCGGAGACCGACCAGGGCGTGCACCGCTTCCGGCACGCGCTGGTGCCGGGCGCCGGGATCGGGGACGCGGTGCGGGAGGGCTGGCGGATCAACCTGCCCGAGCGGCGCCTCGCGGGCACCCGCGAGGTGGCCCCGCTGGTGAGCGTCGACCGGGACGCCGTGGTGGTCACGGCCGTGAAGCTGGCGGACGACGGCAGCGGGGACGTGGTGGTCCGTCTGCACGAGGCGCACGGCGGCCGGGTCCGGGCCACGCTGACGGCCGGGTTCGAGGTGGCCGGCGTGACGGCGACGGACCTGCTGGAACGTCCGCTGCCCGAGTCACCGTCCTACGAGGGCCGTCGGGTCGCGTTGCGGCTGCGGCCCTTCGAGCTGGTGACGCTGCGGCTGCGGCGAGCCTGAGGCGGACGGGGCGGGCGCGGCCACGCACCCGCCCCACCGCCGGAACGGCCCCGGCTCAGAACGCCTCCAGCTGGGAGCGCAGCCACTCCTCCACCTCTCCCACGTGCGCCGCGGCGGCGGCGCGGGCCGCCTCCGGGTCGTGGGCGGCCAGGGCGCGGTGGATGGCCGCGTGCTCGCGCCGGGTGCGCTCGAAGGCGCCCTCCTCCTGGTAGCCGCGCCACACACGGGCGCGGAAGGTGCGCGACGACAGGCCCTCCAGGATCGCGGCCATCGTGTCGTTGCCGGCCGCCGCCGCGATCTCCCGGTGGAAGGCGAGGTCGTGGGCGAGGATCTCCTCGGGGTCGTCGGTGGCGTTCATCGCCGTCAGGTGCTTCTCCACCTGGGCGAGCTGGTCCGGGGTGATGCGGGCCGCCGCCAGAGCCGTCGCCGTCGACTCCAGGACCCGCCGCACCTCCAGGAGTTCGACCAGGCGGGGCCCCCGGGACAGGTCGGCGACCACCCCGAACGTCTCCAGCAGATCACCGGCCTCCAGCTGCGTGACGTAGATGCCCGATCCGTGCCGGGCCTCCAGGACGCCCAGCACGGTGAGCGCGCGGATCGCCTCCCGCATCGAGCTGCGGGAGATGCCCAGTTGCACGGCCAGGTCGCGTTCGGTCGGCAGCCGCTGGCCGGGTTCCAGCCGGCCCTCCCCGATCATCGCCTTGATCCGCTCGATGGCCCGCTGGGTCACGGTCCCCTTCTGCGGCGCCGTCTCGTCGTCCACGCCGTTCCTCCCGTCGCCGCCAGGCACCTGCGGGGCACCTGCTGTGCGGCAGTGTAATCACCGAGGTGGTCGGACCACTATCGCCGGAAGCCGTGAAAATCGGCTCCAGAGGGTGTTGTCTCGCCGAAGTGGTCTGATAAGTATGCGGGCATCTGCTCGACCCCTGTGCTCGAACACGCTCGACGAGGAGCCGCCCCATGCCCGGCACACCAGCGCGGAAGCAGACCAGGTCACGCACGGCGAGGGCGGTGGGAGCGCTGGCGGGCGCCACGCTCCTCCTCGCCGCGTGCGGCAGCACCGAGGACACCGGAGCGGCGGGCGCCGCGGGCGGCGGAACCGGCCGGGTCGGGGTGATCCTGCCGCTGCTCACCTCGCCGTTCTGGCAGTCGTACAACGACTACGTGCCGAAGATGGCGAAGACGGAGGGCGTGGACACGCTGAAGACCGTCAACTCCAACAGCGACCCCTCCCAGCAGATCACCGACATCAACAACCAGCTCAACCAGGGCGTGAAGGGCCTCGTCGTCGCCCCCCTGGACAGCGCGGCCATCGAGGCCGGTCTCGACCAGGCCGCACGCAAGGGCGTGCCGGTCGTCGCCGTCGACGTCGCCCCCGACCACGGCGAGGTCGCCATGGTGGTGCGCGCGGACAACGTGGCGTACGGCGAGAAGGCCTGCGACTACCTCGGCAAGAACGTCACCAGTGGCAAGGTCGTGCAGATCATGGGCGACCTCGCCTCGGTCAACGGCCGTGACCGCTCGGAGGCGTTCCGCGCCTGCGTGAGGAAGAACTTCCCGAAGCTGAAGGTCCTGGAGATACCGGCCAAGTGGGAGTCCGACACCGCGGCCTCCAAGCTGGACACCCTCCTGAACGCCCACCCCGACATCAAGGGCATCTACCTCCAGGCCGGCGGCGTCTACCTCGCCCCGACCCTGCAGACCCTCAAGTCCAAGGGGATGCTGAAGAAGGCCGGGCAGGACGGGCACATCCGGATCGTCTCCAACGACGGCATCCCGCAGGAGTACGACGCCATCCGCAAGGGCGAGATCGACGCGACGGTCTCCCAGCCCGCCGACCTGTACGCCAAGTACGGCATGTACTACATCCGCGCCGCCATGGAGGGGAAGACCTTCCGGCCCGGCCCCACCGACCACGACTCCACCATCGTGAAGCTGCCCAGCGGCATCCTGGAGGACCAGCTGCCCGCCCCGCTGGTCACCAAGGAGAACGTCGACGACCCCGAGCTGTGGGGCAACACGGTCCGATGACGACCCCACTCGTCGACGCGCGGGGCATCGTCAAGCGCTACGGCCCCACCACCGCCCTCGCCGACGGCCGGATCACCGTCCTGCCCGGCGAGTCCCACGCCCTCGTCGGCCGCAACGGCGCCGGCAAGTCGACCCTGGTCGGCATCCTGACCGGGCTCCAGGGCGCCGACCGCGGCGAGGTCCGCTTCGACGGCGAACCCGCGCCGCCGCTCGCCGACCGCGACGCCTGGCGCCGCAAGGTGGCCTGCGTCTACCAGAAGCCCACCGTCGTCCCCGAACTCACCGTCGCCGAGAACCTGTTCCTCCACCGGCAGCCCCAGCGGCGCGGCGTCATCAGCTGGCGCCGGCTGCGCGCCGAGGCCGCGGACCTCCTCGCCGCCTGGGACGTACGCGTCGACCCGGACGCCCGCACCGCCGACCTCGGCGTCGAGGACCGGCAGATGGTGGAGATCGCCCGGGCGCTGAGCTTCGGCGCCCGCTTCATCATCCTCGACGAGCCCACCGCCCAGCTCGACAAACGGGAGATCGAGCGGCTGTTCACCAGGATGCGGGCCCTGCAGGACTCCGGCGTCACCTTCCTGTTCATCTCCCACCACCTCCAGGAGGTGTACGAGGTCTGCCAGACCGTCACGGTCCTGCGCGACGCCCGCTGGATCACCACGGCCCCCGTCGCCGACCTGCCGCGCCGGGCCCTGGTCGAGGCCATGGCGGGGGAGTCCCCGGAGGCCGTCGCCGCACAGGGCGCCGCGCCGCGCGACACGGACCCGGACGCACCCGTCCTGCTCGAGGCGCGGGCGCTCAGCTCACCCGCGTACACCGGCGTCGACCTCACCGTGCGCGAGGGCGAGGTCGTCGGACTCGCCGGGATCAGCGGCAGCGGCAAGGTCGAACTCGCCGAGACCTTCGCCGGACTGCACACCCCGGCGAGCGGCACCGCGCGACTCGGCGGCGCCACCCTGCCGTTCGGGGACGTACGGGCCGCCCTGCGCGCCGGCGTCGGCTGTGTGCCCCGCGACCGGCACGACCAGGGCCTCGTCGCCGGCATGACCGTCGGCGACAACGCCACCCTGACCGTCCTGGACCGCCTCGGCCGGTTCGGGTTCGTCGGCACCGAGCGCAGACGCGCCCTCGCGACCGCCCTCGTCGACCGGCTCGGCATCCACACCGAGGGCCCCGGCCAGCCCGTCGCCGACCTGTCCGGCGGCAACGCGCAGAAGGTCGTCATGGCCCGCGCCCTCGCCTCCGGCCCCCGGCTGCTCGTCCTGATCAACCCCACCGCAGGCGTCGACGTGAAGTCCAAGGAGTCCCTGCTGGCCCGTGTCGACAGCGCCCGCGACGACGGGGTCGCCGTGCTCGTCGTCTCCGAGGAACTCGACGACCTGCGCCGCTGCGACCGCGTCCTCGTCCTGTTCCACGGCCGGGTCGTCGCCGAGCACCCGGCGGGCTGGCACGACCACGAGCTGATCGCCTCCATCGAAGGAATGGACCACCATGGCTGACCTCAAGGCCGCGCCGGCCCCGTCCGCGAAGCTCCCGGACGTCCGCGCCGCCCGGACCGTCCTGCTGCGCCGCGCCCGCGAACTCGCCCTGGTCCCCGCCCTGGTGCTGCTGCTGGTCCTCGGCGCGGTCCTCAACGACTCGTTCCTCACCGAACGCAACCTGATCTCCGTCCTCGGGGCGTCCGCCGCGCTCGCGATGGTGGTGCTCGCCGAGTCGCTCGTCCTCATCACCGGCAAGTTCGACCTGTCCCTGGAGTCGGTCGTCGGGATCGCGCCCGCCGTCGGCGCGCTGCTCGTGCTGCCCGCCGCCCAGTCCGGCTGGGGCGTCGAACTGCCGCCCGCGCTCGCCCTCCTGGCCGTCCTCGTGGTCGGCGCGGCGGTCGGCGCGTTCAACGGCGTCCTCGTCGTGAAGTTCCGGCTCAACGCGTTCATCGTGACGCTCGCCATGCTGATCGTCCTGCGCGGACTGCTCGTCGGCGCCACCAAGGGCAAGACGCTGTTCGGGATGCCCGACAGCTTCTACTCCCTCGCCACGACCACCTTCCTCACCGTGCCGATGTCGGTGTGGCTCGCGGCCGCCGCGTTCGCGGTCACCGGGTTCCTGCTCAAGTACCACCGCGTCGGCCGCGCCCTGTACGCCATCGGCGGGAACGCGGAGGCCGCCCGCGCCGCCGGTATCCGGGTGGAGCGGGTGATGCTCGGCGTGTTCGTCGTCGCCGGCACCCTCGCCGCCGCCGGCGGCATCATCCAGACCGGGTACGTCGGCGCGATCAGCGCCAACCAGGGCAACAACATGATCTTCACGGTGTTCGCGGCGGCCGTCATCGGCGGCATCAGCCTCGACGGCGGCCGGGGCACCATGTTCGGCGCCCTGACCGGCGTCCTCCTCCTGGGCGTCGTCCAGAACCTGCTCACCCTCGCCCAGGTCCCGTCGTTCTGGATCCAGGCCATCTACGGCGGCATCATCCTCATCGCGCTCATGATCGCCCGTGTGACGACGGGCCGGGCCCAGGACTGACCCCCGCCGCCCTCCTGCTCCCCGACGGAAAGGACTTCCGTGTCCCAGGCCCCCGGCACCCCCGCCCGCGTCACCGCGGTCGAGACCCACGACATCCGCTTCCCCACCTCCCGCGAGCTCGACGGCTCCGACGCGATGAACCCCGACCCCGACTACTCGGCCGCCTACGTCGTACTGCGCACCGACGCCGGCGACGGACACGAGGGACACGGGTTCACCTTCACCATCGGGCGGGGCAACGAGGTGCAGGTCGCCGCCATCGACGCCCTGCGCGGACATGTCGTGGGCCGGTCCGTGGACGAGCTGTGCGCCGACCCCGGCAGCCTCAGCCGCGCCCTGGTCGGCGACAGCCAACTGCGCTGGCTGGGCCCCGAGAAGGGCGTGATGCACATGGCGATCGGCGCGGTCGTCAACGCCGTCTGGGACCTCGCCGCCAAGCGCGCCGGGAAACCCCTGTGGCGGCTCCTCGCCGACGCCGAGCCGGAGTGGATCGTCCGCCAGATCGACTTCCGCTACCTCACCGACGCCCTCACCCCCGACGAGGCCCTCGCCCTGCTGCGCCGGGGACGCGAGGGCGCGGGGGAGCGCACGGCCCGGCTCCTGGAGCGCGGCTACCCCGCGTACACCACGTCCGCCGGCTGGCTCGGCTACGACGACGACAAGCTGACCCGGCTCGCCGCCGCGGCCGTCGCCGACGGCTTCCGGCAGATCAAGCTGAAGGTCGGCGCGGACCTCGCGGACGACGTACGGCGCTGCCGCGTCGCCCGCGAGGTGATCGGACCGGACGTCCGCATGGCCGTCGACGCCAACCAGCGCTGGGACGTGGCCGAGGCGGTCGAATGGACGCGCGCGCTCGCGGAGTTCGACCCGTACTGGATCGAGGAACCCACCAGCCCCGACGACATCCTCGGGCACGCCGCGATCCGCGGGGCCGTCGCCCCCGTGAAGGTCGCCACCGGCGAACACGTCCAGAACCGGGTCGTGTTCAAACAGCTCCTGCAGGCCGGGGCGATCGACGTCCTCCAGATCGACGCCGCCCGCGTCGGCGGCGTCAACGAGAACCTCGCCATCCTGCTGCTCGCCGCCAAGCACGGCGTCCCCGTGTGCCCGCACGCCGGCGGGGTCGGCCTGTGCGAACTCGTCCAGCACCTGTCGATGTTCGACTACATCGCCGTCAGCGGCACCACCGAGGACCGTGTCATCGAGTACGTCGACCATCTGCACGACCACTTCCTCGACCCGGTGGTGATCAGGGAAGGTCACTACACGGCACCCACCGCGCCGGGATTCTCCGCGGCCATGCGGCCCGAGTCCCTGGCGCGGTACTCGTACCCGGCCGGCGCCTTCTGGGCCGCCGACCTCCAGACGCGGCGGAAGGGGCAGATGGCATGAGCGACTTCGAGGGACTCACGGCGCTGGTGACGGGAGGCGCCTCCGGCATCGGCCGGGCCACCGCCGACCTCCTCGCCGCACGCGGCGCCCGCGTCGCCGTCCTCGACCTCGACCCCTCCGCCGTGGACAAGCCGCTGCTCGCGTACCGCGCCGACGTCAGCGACGACGCCTCGGTGCGCACGGCCGTCGCGGACGCCGTGGCCGCGCTCGGCGGACTCGACGTGCTGGTCAACAACGCGGGCGTCGGCGCCCAGGGCACCGTCGAGGACAACGACGACACCGAGTGGCACCGGGTCCTGGACGTCAACGTCCTCGGCATGGTCCGGGTGGCCCGCGCCGCGCTCCCGCACCTGCGGGCCTCCGCGCACGCGGCGATCGTCCACACCTGCTCCGTCGCGGCCACCGCCGGGCTCCCGCAGCGCGCCCTCTACAGCGCCTCCAAGGGGGCCGTGCACGCGCTCACCCTCGCCATGGCCGCCGACCACGTCCACGAGGGCATCCGCGTGAACTGCGTCAACCCCGGCACCGTGGACACCCCGTGGGTCGGACGGCTGCTGGGCGCGGCCCCCGACCCGGCCGCCGAACGCGCCGCGCTGGAGGCCCGCCAGCCCACCGGACGCCTGGTCTCCGCCGCCGAGGTCGCCGGTGCCATCGCCTACCTGGCGAGCCCGCTGTCCGGCGCCACCACCGGGACGGCCCTCGCCGTCGACGGCGGTATGCAGGGCCTGCGCCTCCGGCAGGCCGCCCGGTGAACCGGCTCGGCCGCACCGGTGTCCAGGTCAGCCCCCTCGGCTTCGGCGGGGCCGCCATCGGCAACCTCTACCGCGAGGTCGGCGAGGAGGAGGCCCACGAGGCGGTGGCCGCCGCCTGGGACGCGGGCATCCGCTACTTCGACACCGCCCCCCACTACGGACTCGGCTTGTCCGAACGCCGTCTCGGCGCCGCCCTGCGGCAGTACCCCCGGGACGCGTACACGATCTCCACCAAGGTCGGCCGCCGCCTCGAGCCCGTCCCCGGCGCCACCGGCGACGACCTGGCCGACGGGTTCGCCGTCCCCGCCGACCGGCGCCGCGTGTGGGACTTCAGCGCCGACGGCGTCCGCCGCACCCTGGAGGCCAGCCTGGAGCGGCTCGGCCTCGACCGGGTCGACGTCGTCTACCTCCACGACCCCGACGACCACGGCGAACAGGCCTTCCGCGAGGGCTATCCGGCGCTGGAGAAGCTGCGCTCCGAGGGCGTCGTGGGCGCCATCGGAGCGGGGATGAACCAGACCGCCATGCTGACCCGTTTCGTCATGGACACCGACGTCGACGTGGTCCTGTGCGCCGGCCGCTACACGCTGCTCGACCAGAGCGCCCTGGACGAGCTGCTGCCGCTGGCCGTCGAGTGCCACACGTCCGTCGTCGTCGGCGGCGCCTTCAACTCCGGCCTGCTGGCCGACCCGAGGCCCGGCGCGACCTACGACTACGCCCAGGCGCCGCCACGCGTGGTGGAACGGGCCCTGCGGATCAAGGAACTCGCCGAACGCCACGGCATCACCGTGCGGGCCGCCGCCCTGGCCTTCTGCGCCGCCCACCCGGCCGTCGCCAGCGTCCTCGTCGGCGCCCGGTCCGCCGCCGAAGTCACGGACTGCGCCCAGCAGTTCGCGACGCCCGTGCCGATGGGGTTCTGGCAGGAACTGCTCGATTCCGGTCTGCTGTCCGAGGAGGCATCGCCATGAGGGTCGCCCTGCACACCCGGGTCCGCGCCGACCGCGTCGACGCGTACGAAGCCGCCCACCAGGACGTCCCGAAGGCGCTGACCGACGCCATCCGCGCGGCCGGGGCCACCTCCTGGACGATCTGGCGCAGCGGGCCCGACCTCTTCCACCTCCTGGAGTGCGAGGACTACGGCCGGCTCCTCGCCGAACTGGAGGAGCTGCCCGTCAACGTGGCCTGGCAGGCCCGGATGGCCCAGCTCCTCGACGTCGTGCACGACTACTCCCGCGAAGGCGCCGGCGCCGGTCTGCCGGTGGTGTGGGAGCTGCCGTGACCGTCGTCGACGCCCACCACCACGTCTGGGACCTGTCCGTGCGCGACCAGGACTGGATCACCGGCCCCGAACTGGAGTCGCTGCGACGGAACTTCGGCCTGGACGACCTCCTGCCCGAGGCGCGCGCGGCCGGCGTCGGCCGTACCGTCGTCGTCCAGACGGTGACCGTGCCCGAGGAGACCCCGGAACTCCTCGCCCTCGCCGACCGGCACCCGCTCGTCGCCGGCGTCGTCGGCTGGACCGACCTCACCCGCCCCGACGTCACCGACACCCTGGCCCGGCTGCGCGAGCTGCCCGGCGGACGGTATCTGAAGGGGATACGCCACCAGGTCCAGGGCGAACCCGACCCGAAGTGGCTGCTGCGCCCGGACGTCCGGCGCGGCCTCACCGCCCTGGAGGAGGCCGGGCTGGTCCACGACCTGGTCGTGCTGCCGCACCAGCTCCCGGCCTGCGTCGAGGCGGCCGCCCGCCACCCCGGCCTCACCTTCGTCCTCGACCACCTCGGCAAACCCCCGATCGCCTCCGGCGCCCTCCAGCCGTGGGAGCCGGCGGTGCGCGCCCTGGCCGCCCTGCCCAACACGGTCTGCAAGCTCTCCGGCATGGTCACCGAGGCCGACCACGCCCGCTGGACGCTCGACGACCTGCGCCCGTACGCCGACACCGTCCTCGACGCCTTCGGTCCTGAGCGGCTGATGTACGGCTCGGACTGGCCGGTGTGCACGCCGGCCGCCTCGTACGGGCAGGTGCTCGACACGGCCCGCGCGCTCACGGACCCCGCCGGCCACCGGCAGATCTTCGAGGAGACCGCCGTCCGCGTCTACGGACTCTGAGAGCCGCCCGCGAGCCGCGTCGGCGGCAGGTACTCGCGCACGTACGTCCGCTCCCAGCACGTGCCGGTCTCCCGCAGCTCCCGCCAGGTCGTGTACCGGTAGCGGAACAGACGGGCCCGCACGAAGCGCGGCGGCTGGTCCGCCGGGAACGGCGAGCGGCGCAGCAGCCGCAGCGTGGCGCGGTCGTTCTCCAGGAGCCGCTCCATCAGCGTCCCGAACCACGACCCGGCGTACGACGGCGACAGCGCGGCGAACCACATCAGCCAGTCCAGCCGCAGATGGTAGGGGGCGAACTGGCGCGGCCAGCGCCGGGGATCACCGGGCTTGCCCTTGAACTCGTACTCCCGCCAGTCCGAGTCCTCACGCGGTGCCGTGTCCGTGGTGCCCTCGATCACGACCTCGTACCGGACCCGGCTGACACTGCCGAAGGCGCCGTACGTGTTGACCAGGTGCAGCGGGTCGAAGGACCGGTTCATGACCTGACGGCGGGAGATCATGTTGGCGACCGGACGGTAGCTGAGACCGACGAGCACGGCGACCACCACGAGGACCGTGACCTCGTACCACAGCGGTGCGTCCGGCCGGTCCGGCGGATCGGCGGGGAACGCGACCACCGACAGGGCCAGCACGATGGTGATCCAGTTCAGCCACGCGAAGTTGCCGGACAGCACCAGCCACAGCTGGGTGGCGATCATCAGGGCAGCCGCGGCCGTCGCGACCGGCTGCGGGGCGAAGAGAAGGAAGGGCACCACCAGCTGGGTGACGTGGTTGGCGGCCACCTCGACCCGGTGCAGCGGCTTCGGCAGATGGTGGAAGAACCAGCTCAGCGGCCCCGGCATCGGCTGCGTCTCATGGTGGTGGTCCAGGCAGGTCAGCTTCCGCCAGCACGCGTCGCCGCGCATCTTGATCAGCCCGGCGCCGAACTCCACGCGGAACAGGATCCAGCGCAGCAGGAACAGCACCACGACCGGCGGAGCCACCTCGTCGTTGCCCAGCCAGACCGCCGCGAAGCCGACCTCCAGCAGAAGGGACTCCCAGCCGAAGGAGTACCAGGTCTGGCCGACGTTCACGATCGACAGATACAGCGCCCACGGCACCAGCCACAGCGGCAGGGCCGCCCACAGCGGCACCAGCGCGTCCACGCCGGCCGCCAGCGCCGCCGACACCGCGCACCCCGACCAGGCGCACCAGGCGAAGAAGCGGTCCGAGTAGTGCAGTTGGAACAGGCTCGGCGCGGCCCTGAACGGCACCCGCGCCACGAACCGCGGCACGGGCAGCAGACCCCGCGACCCCATCAGCGCCCGGAACTGCAGGGCCGCCGTCAGGAACGCGACCAGATAGACCCCGGCCAGGGCCCGCTGGAACACCAGTCGGCTCGTCTCGTACCCCGGTGCGACGAACCAGTCCACGGCCGTGCCCTCCTCTCCCGGTGCCCGCTGTTCATGCTCCTGCCCTGTCATGGTCGCGCCCCGCGCACACCCGCCGCCCCACCTGTCACTCCTTCGCGCGTCACACGGGCACCCGCCCGCCGCCCCGGTCGAAGAATCGGGCAAATCCTGGCAAGGTGGCCCCATGGTTGATCGGGGAGCGAGCGCCCTGTCACTCCCGGACGACTGGCCCACCCACCCGGAACCGATCCTGGCGCTCAACCGCATGGGCAGCTTCGACTGGGACCTGGACAGCGGGCTGTTCCATATGGACGCCCAGGCCCACGAGGTCTTCGACGTGCGCCCCGACGAGTACGACGGGCACCCCGAGAGCCTGGCCGTGCGGGTCCCGCAGCCCGAGGCCTTCCGCCTGGACGGACTGGTCTCCCAGGCCCTGAAGGACGGCAGCGAGAACTACGGCGCCTACTTCCGTATCCGCACCCGCTCCGGCGAGCTGCGCTGGACGCACACCCAGGGCTACATCCGGCGGGACGAGACCGGCCGGCCGCGCCGCATCATCGGCATCGTCCGCGACGCCACCGACGAACTCGCCGAGAGCGAGGAACGGCTCGAACAGGCCGCCGAGGACGAGGCGCGCCGGCAGCAGACCAACGTCGTGCAGCTCACCACGGCCGCTCTGGCGCACGCCCGCACCGTCCAGGACGTCATCGATATCCTCAAGGACGTCCAGGGCCTCACCCTCCTCGGCGCCAAGAGCCTCGTCATGGGCCTCGTCGAGGCCGGCAGCCGTATCCGGCTGGTCGCGGAGGGCCCCGCGGGCAGCTTCGTCCCGGGCACCCTGGTCACCCGGATCGACGAGCCGTACCCGATGAGCGAGGTCGTCCGCACCCTCAGCCCCCGCTTCATCGAGTCGCCGGAGGAGTTCGCCGAGGGCTACCCGATCCTGTGGCCGCACATCACCGGCCTGCACATCACCGCCGCCGCCTACATGCCGCTGATCGCGCAGGCCCGCCCGATCGGCGCCATCGGCCTCCTCTACAGCGACCGGGGCGCTTTCTCCACCGAGGACCGCAACGTCCTCGTCGCCCTCGGCAGCAGCATCGCGCAGAGCCTCCAGCGGGCCATGCTCTACGAACAGGAGAAGGACCTCGCCACCGGCCTCCAGCAGGCCATGCTGCCGCGCACCATCCCCAGCGTGCCCGGCGCCGAGGTCGCCGTCCGCTACCGCGCCGCCGGAGCCGCGGGCACCCTCGGCCGGGACATCGGCGGCGACTGGTACGACCTGATCCCGCTGCCCGGCGGCCGGGTCGGCGCCGTCATCGGCGACGTCCAGGGCCACGACACGCACGCCGCCGCCGTCATGGGCCAGCTCCGCATCGTGCTGCGCGCCTACGCCGCCGAGGGCCACACCCCGGCCACCGTCATGGCCCGCGCCTCCGTCTTCCTGCACGAACTCGACACCGACCGCTTCGCCACCTGCCTCTACGCCGAGGCCGACCTGTCCACCGGGGTCGTCCAGGTCGTCCGCG encodes:
- a CDS encoding lipase maturation factor family protein → MDWFVAPGYETSRLVFQRALAGVYLVAFLTAALQFRALMGSRGLLPVPRFVARVPFRAAPSLFQLHYSDRFFAWCAWSGCAVSAALAAGVDALVPLWAALPLWLVPWALYLSIVNVGQTWYSFGWESLLLEVGFAAVWLGNDEVAPPVVVLFLLRWILFRVEFGAGLIKMRGDACWRKLTCLDHHHETQPMPGPLSWFFHHLPKPLHRVEVAANHVTQLVVPFLLFAPQPVATAAAALMIATQLWLVLSGNFAWLNWITIVLALSVVAFPADPPDRPDAPLWYEVTVLVVVAVLVGLSYRPVANMISRRQVMNRSFDPLHLVNTYGAFGSVSRVRYEVVIEGTTDTAPREDSDWREYEFKGKPGDPRRWPRQFAPYHLRLDWLMWFAALSPSYAGSWFGTLMERLLENDRATLRLLRRSPFPADQPPRFVRARLFRYRYTTWRELRETGTCWERTYVREYLPPTRLAGGSQSP
- a CDS encoding SpoIIE family protein phosphatase, producing MVDRGASALSLPDDWPTHPEPILALNRMGSFDWDLDSGLFHMDAQAHEVFDVRPDEYDGHPESLAVRVPQPEAFRLDGLVSQALKDGSENYGAYFRIRTRSGELRWTHTQGYIRRDETGRPRRIIGIVRDATDELAESEERLEQAAEDEARRQQTNVVQLTTAALAHARTVQDVIDILKDVQGLTLLGAKSLVMGLVEAGSRIRLVAEGPAGSFVPGTLVTRIDEPYPMSEVVRTLSPRFIESPEEFAEGYPILWPHITGLHITAAAYMPLIAQARPIGAIGLLYSDRGAFSTEDRNVLVALGSSIAQSLQRAMLYEQEKDLATGLQQAMLPRTIPSVPGAEVAVRYRAAGAAGTLGRDIGGDWYDLIPLPGGRVGAVIGDVQGHDTHAAAVMGQLRIVLRAYAAEGHTPATVMARASVFLHELDTDRFATCLYAEADLSTGVVQVVRAGHIEPILRAPDGTCRRVPVEGGLPLGLSAEFGSLEYPVGTLELDADHTLLLCTDGLVELPGADLDDGMRTLTGLVSAGPTDVRELADRLIDVAEERGGDDDVALLLLRRRVLDTPQAGGRLQQHVAPGDPEALTGARHMIRAAVRAWSAGDRADEIELVADELITNALMHTEGAAVVTLRVLAGHDRRLRVEVEDSSSALPRRREAGESGVSGRGLLLVDLLTDAWGVEARGGGKAVWCEFVVPERA